GGCCATCCAGCATGGAGATCTGCGAATCCAGGATCTCCTGGAGCGACAGCGCCTGACGCTCAAGACAGTCGCGCACCTCACTCAGGCTCATACCCATCCGGCTCAGCGCCTGAATGTGGTGTAACCTGGTGATATCCTGCCGGTTATACAGTCGATAACCCGCCGCGGTGCGGGCAGAAGGCAGCAACAGGCCCATGGCTTCATAGTGGTGTAGCGTTCGTACTGTGATGCCAGCACGCTTTGCCAGCTCCCCAACTTTGAACAACATGTCCTGCTCCTTTTGGCTTCTGCTGAGATGGAGTGTGCAGCCTCACGTTACGTGAGGGTCAACCCGCTAAGCATAAAAAAAACGGCCCCTGAAAAGGAGCCGTTTCTCAAAATCTGCTAAATATTAGCTATGGCGATGATGTTCATCCCGGCGGCAGCGTTTATCGTAATGGCGTACCCACCAGTAACGGTCACACACCTGCTCACGTCCGCCAACACGCGCCCCGGCAAGCCAAAGTACGGCCCCGACGAAGATGCTCAGCACGGCACCGTGGGCGAAAAACTGCGGCAGGTTTAGCTGCGGGAGCTGGTTCAGAATCGAATAGCCCACGCCGACCACCATCACAACCAGTCCCAATCCCATGAGGACATTACCGAGTAACGAAGCGTTTCTGCGTTTCATATGTCACCTCCGCAAAATTACGGGTCGG
This Klebsiella michiganensis DNA region includes the following protein-coding sequences:
- a CDS encoding hypothetical protein (YchH; transcription activated by CRP (cyclic AMP receptor protein), a global transcription factor involved in regulation of metabolism in enteric bacteria; ychH presents a class II promoter to bind CRP; unknown function); this encodes MKRRNASLLGNVLMGLGLVVMVVGVGYSILNQLPQLNLPQFFAHGAVLSIFVGAVLWLAGARVGGREQVCDRYWWVRHYDKRCRRDEHHRHS